Proteins from one Psychromonas sp. psych-6C06 genomic window:
- a CDS encoding cyclin-dependent kinase inhibitor 3 family protein, giving the protein MLTHPFFTLPIKNSEAKIILTACPGTKEADLDTSLEQLKAAGAQAILTFMTQAELDKNNLSDIGKSIKSKGISWFHLPIVDDEAPEAPFLDAWQTAGPAIHRLIEQGKTIAMHCKGGSGRTGLISAQILLERGEAIEPLMARIKLLRPNAFTHACHRDYLKNLAS; this is encoded by the coding sequence ATGTTAACTCATCCATTTTTTACACTTCCCATAAAAAATAGTGAAGCGAAAATTATTTTAACCGCTTGCCCTGGTACTAAAGAAGCTGATTTAGACACTTCTTTAGAGCAACTAAAAGCAGCTGGGGCACAAGCTATACTCACTTTTATGACTCAAGCAGAGTTAGATAAAAATAATTTATCAGATATTGGTAAATCGATTAAGTCTAAAGGGATATCTTGGTTCCACCTTCCGATTGTGGATGATGAAGCGCCGGAAGCGCCTTTTTTAGATGCTTGGCAAACCGCAGGGCCCGCAATTCATCGTTTAATTGAACAGGGCAAAACGATTGCAATGCATTGTAAAGGTGGATCAGGTCGAACTGGGCTCATTTCTGCGCAAATATTATTAGAGCGTGGTGAGGCGATTGAACCACTCATGGCACGTATTAAGCTGTTGCGCCCGAATGCTTTTACTCATGCTTGCCATCGCGATTACTTAAAAAATTTAGCCTCTTAA
- a CDS encoding ArsJ-associated glyceraldehyde-3-phosphate dehydrogenase, whose amino-acid sequence MKIKVGINGFGRIGRLALRAAYDWDNVEFIMINDVAGDAKTLAHLLEFDSIQGRWQHTVEAEASNIIIGEHKVKCTQESEIASVDWSDCDVVIEATGVNRDAKLLQTYLDQGVKRVVVSAPVKAEGIANIVVGVNDEIFQPELHKIVTAASCTTNCLAPVIKVINEKLGIEQVAFTTIHDLTNTQTILDAPHKDLRRARACGMSLIPTTTGSAKAIVEIFPELAGKIDGHAVRVPLANASLTDIIFNLKQDTTAEQVNELLKSASENELQGILGYEDKPLVSIDYRGDRRSTIVDALSTMMVGKRMLKIYAWYDNEMGYATRTAELMRTVGLADK is encoded by the coding sequence ATGAAAATTAAAGTAGGTATTAACGGTTTTGGACGTATCGGACGTTTAGCATTACGCGCAGCTTATGATTGGGATAATGTTGAATTTATTATGATTAATGATGTAGCTGGTGATGCAAAGACACTGGCACACTTATTGGAGTTTGATTCAATTCAAGGCCGTTGGCAGCATACTGTGGAAGCCGAAGCGTCAAATATTATTATTGGTGAACATAAAGTTAAGTGCACTCAGGAGTCTGAAATTGCAAGTGTAGACTGGTCGGACTGCGACGTGGTTATTGAGGCGACGGGTGTTAATCGCGATGCTAAGTTATTGCAAACCTACCTCGACCAAGGTGTAAAGCGTGTGGTCGTCTCTGCACCTGTTAAAGCGGAGGGTATTGCTAATATTGTCGTTGGCGTGAATGATGAAATATTTCAGCCTGAGCTACATAAAATTGTTACCGCTGCTTCATGTACCACTAACTGCCTTGCACCAGTGATTAAAGTGATCAACGAAAAATTAGGCATCGAGCAAGTTGCCTTTACCACGATTCATGATCTGACCAATACACAAACTATTTTAGATGCGCCACACAAAGATCTGCGTCGAGCACGTGCATGTGGTATGAGTTTAATTCCAACTACAACGGGATCTGCTAAAGCGATTGTAGAAATTTTCCCTGAGCTTGCGGGAAAAATTGACGGCCATGCTGTGCGAGTTCCACTGGCAAACGCTTCACTGACAGATATCATCTTTAACTTGAAACAAGATACGACAGCTGAGCAGGTTAACGAATTACTAAAAAGCGCTTCTGAAAATGAGTTGCAGGGTATTTTAGGTTACGAAGACAAGCCACTTGTTTCAATTGATTACCGAGGCGACCGTCGTTCAACGATTGTGGATGCGCTCTCTACCATGATGGTGGGTAAGCGTATGTTAAAAATTTACGCATGGTATGACAATGAGATGGGTTATGCGACGCGTACAGCAGAGTTAATGAGAACAGTTGGTCTAGCTGATAAATAA
- the arsJ gene encoding organoarsenical effux MFS transporter ArsJ, whose product MFKNLSDELKQYLVITGNYWAFTLTDGALRMLVVLYFHQLGYDALQVAFLFLFYEFFGVVTNLFGGWLGTRLGLNRTMNIGLLMQVVALAMLALPNGYLTIAWVMLAQALSGIAKDLNKMSAKSAIKLFVKDDQQGQLYKWVAILTGSKNTLKGIGFFLGGLLLTLIGFQSAMILMASVLMLVFIASLLLLKADLGKIERKVKFKELFSKSEAINRLSLARMFLFASRDVWFVVALPVYLSETYGWNSWTVGGLIALWVIVYGGIQSIAPYFTGKRSGKLPDGRSATLWAFALIFTPLLVMFSLSFANWLVVLCLFIFGALFAINSSLHSYLIVSYAQREGVSLDIGFYYMANAMGRLIGTLLSGWVFVNYGLSACLIVSSSLIVLAMLFSLKLPQEQFK is encoded by the coding sequence ATGTTTAAAAATCTCTCTGATGAGTTAAAGCAATACCTTGTTATTACGGGTAATTATTGGGCCTTTACCTTAACGGATGGTGCATTACGCATGTTGGTGGTGTTGTACTTTCACCAACTTGGTTACGATGCATTACAAGTGGCTTTTCTATTTCTTTTTTATGAGTTTTTTGGTGTGGTAACCAACCTTTTTGGCGGTTGGCTAGGTACAAGACTTGGTCTCAACAGAACAATGAATATTGGCCTGTTGATGCAAGTGGTTGCATTAGCCATGCTAGCATTACCTAATGGTTACTTAACCATTGCATGGGTGATGCTTGCGCAGGCGCTTTCTGGTATCGCTAAGGACCTCAATAAAATGAGTGCTAAGAGTGCTATCAAGCTATTTGTTAAGGATGATCAACAGGGCCAGTTGTATAAATGGGTTGCTATCTTAACGGGCTCTAAAAATACTTTAAAAGGGATTGGTTTCTTTCTTGGTGGCTTGCTACTTACTTTAATTGGCTTTCAATCGGCCATGATATTAATGGCGAGCGTATTAATGCTGGTCTTTATCGCAAGCTTACTTTTGTTAAAAGCAGATCTTGGAAAAATTGAGCGAAAAGTTAAATTTAAAGAGCTATTTTCTAAAAGCGAGGCTATCAATCGTTTATCGCTTGCTCGCATGTTTCTTTTTGCATCGCGTGATGTGTGGTTTGTTGTTGCTCTTCCGGTTTACTTGAGTGAAACCTACGGCTGGAATTCATGGACGGTCGGTGGATTAATCGCATTATGGGTCATTGTATATGGCGGTATTCAGTCTATTGCTCCCTATTTTACAGGTAAAAGGTCAGGCAAACTTCCCGATGGCAGGTCTGCAACACTTTGGGCATTTGCACTCATATTCACACCACTTCTAGTGATGTTTAGTTTGTCTTTTGCGAATTGGTTAGTGGTTCTTTGTCTCTTTATTTTCGGGGCGCTGTTTGCGATTAATTCTTCATTACATAGTTATTTGATTGTTAGTTATGCGCAACGTGAAGGGGTTTCTTTGGATATTGGTTTTTATTACATGGCTAATGCGATGGGGAGACTGATCGGGACGTTACTTTCTGGTTGGGTATTTGTAAATTACGGCTTATCTGCTTGTTTAATCGTTTCAAGCTCTCTTATCGTGTTAGCAATGCTATTTTCATTAAAGCTACCTCAGGAGCAATTTAAATAA